A stretch of Desulfovibrio sp. UIB00 DNA encodes these proteins:
- a CDS encoding HD domain-containing protein, whose product MEKGCYVKDIGPASEARGIFVVTQAAQGQSRNGPYWRLTLADASGSLEAKIWHPLSAEFSEIAAGTLVWAEGRAGLYRDQVQLTVEQMRFLSDEECAAVDHAALMPASPFSLDEMLDELLDLIKKEFVHAPWRKLVQGFFNNDEMRAAFRVCPAAKGVHHAYVGGLLEHTLSVFKLCRRIADHYPELDRQTFLAGALFHDIGKLREFSGGIANDYTDEGRLLGHLMLGIEMLEPYLAKSGLEDPLQRHLKHLILSHHGELEFGAVRVPHTPEAMALHYADNLDAKMAQCRGLFAQIEGEGEAWTPWQATLGRPVHRAARTPDKAAPATRKKAVKEECLSLLKV is encoded by the coding sequence ATGGAAAAAGGTTGTTACGTCAAAGATATTGGCCCCGCCTCGGAGGCGCGCGGCATATTCGTGGTTACGCAGGCTGCGCAGGGCCAGTCGCGCAATGGCCCGTACTGGCGGCTTACCCTTGCTGACGCCAGCGGCAGCCTTGAAGCCAAGATATGGCATCCGCTGAGCGCGGAGTTCAGCGAAATCGCGGCGGGAACGCTTGTGTGGGCCGAAGGGCGCGCGGGGCTGTATCGGGATCAGGTGCAGCTCACGGTGGAGCAGATGCGCTTTCTTTCCGATGAGGAATGCGCCGCTGTGGACCATGCGGCCCTTATGCCCGCCAGTCCCTTTTCGCTGGATGAGATGCTGGATGAACTGCTTGACCTCATCAAGAAGGAATTTGTCCACGCGCCATGGCGCAAGCTGGTGCAGGGATTTTTTAATAACGACGAGATGCGCGCCGCCTTTCGGGTCTGCCCGGCGGCCAAGGGGGTGCACCACGCCTATGTGGGCGGGCTGCTTGAACATACCCTGAGCGTATTCAAGCTCTGCCGGCGCATTGCCGACCATTATCCGGAACTTGACCGGCAGACTTTTCTTGCGGGAGCGCTGTTTCACGACATTGGTAAACTGCGCGAATTCTCTGGCGGTATCGCCAATGATTACACTGATGAGGGCCGCCTGCTGGGGCACCTCATGCTGGGCATTGAAATGCTGGAGCCGTATCTGGCTAAATCCGGTCTGGAAGATCCGTTGCAGCGGCATCTGAAACACCTGATCTTGAGCCACCATGGCGAGCTGGAGTTCGGTGCGGTGCGCGTGCCGCATACGCCGGAAGCCATGGCCCTGCACTATGCCGACAACCTGGACGCCAAGATGGCCCAGTGCCGTGGCCTGTTTGCCCAGATAGAGGGCGAAGGCGAGGCCTGGACACCCTGGCAGGCTACGCTGGGGCGACCCGTGCACCGGGCCGCGCGTACGCCGGACAAAGCCGCCCCCGCAACCCGCAAAAAAGCGGTGAAAGAAGAATGTTTATCTCTTTTGAAGGTATAG
- a CDS encoding histone deacetylase: MTEKTLPPLVAARSLGVVFFPAFDWAISATHPEREERLLYTRDQLLEEGLFDIPGITEYRPAFATHAQLERAHFCLPSAAAVSTDSHLASAGGAIRAARLVLEGREQRAFALVRPPGHHAMRVVHGNRGFCNINNEAVMVEYIRDHYPRPDGRPLRIAIVDTDVHHGDGSQDIFWNDPHTLFISLHQDGRTLYPGSGFPQECGGPGALGRTINIPLPPETSDEGYLYAIEHAVLPILEDFKPDLIINSAGQDNHFTDPLANMKLSAQGYAALNAALQPHIAVLEGGYSIRGALPYVNLGICLALAGLDASDIREPGWTPEATRQRPQVGEYIARLCGQIRDVYFHPPAQPTEGEEENGWWVRRKHIFYDTDNLREGQTEAWRLCSDCSGLGRIETASERVPRSLCVLVPRHACPQCRSQGLELAEQARKSGRYAHVRLLDGDAADPGPAAKSEK; encoded by the coding sequence ATGACTGAAAAAACATTGCCGCCTCTGGTGGCGGCCCGCAGTCTTGGTGTGGTGTTTTTTCCTGCCTTTGACTGGGCCATTTCTGCGACACACCCGGAGCGGGAAGAGCGCCTGCTCTACACACGCGACCAGCTGCTAGAAGAAGGGCTGTTCGACATTCCCGGCATTACGGAGTACCGCCCCGCCTTTGCCACACATGCCCAGCTTGAGCGTGCGCACTTCTGTTTGCCCTCGGCTGCGGCGGTGAGTACGGATTCGCATCTGGCTTCGGCGGGCGGGGCTATCCGCGCGGCCCGGCTGGTGCTTGAGGGACGCGAACAGCGCGCCTTTGCCCTGGTGCGGCCTCCAGGCCATCACGCCATGCGAGTGGTGCACGGCAACCGTGGCTTCTGTAATATCAATAACGAAGCCGTCATGGTGGAGTATATCCGCGACCACTACCCCCGTCCCGATGGCCGCCCCCTGCGCATTGCCATTGTGGATACGGATGTGCACCACGGCGACGGCAGTCAGGACATCTTCTGGAACGACCCGCATACCCTGTTCATCTCCCTGCATCAGGACGGGCGCACCCTGTACCCCGGATCGGGTTTCCCGCAGGAATGCGGCGGCCCAGGCGCGCTTGGGCGCACCATCAACATCCCCCTGCCGCCCGAAACCTCGGACGAGGGCTATCTGTATGCCATAGAGCATGCGGTGCTGCCCATTCTGGAAGATTTCAAGCCTGACCTGATCATCAATTCCGCCGGGCAGGACAATCACTTCACCGATCCCCTTGCCAACATGAAGCTTTCGGCACAGGGCTATGCGGCGCTCAACGCTGCTCTGCAGCCACATATCGCCGTGCTTGAAGGCGGCTACTCCATACGAGGGGCTTTGCCCTACGTGAATCTGGGTATCTGCCTTGCACTGGCAGGGCTGGACGCCTCGGATATTCGCGAGCCGGGCTGGACGCCAGAAGCCACGCGGCAGCGCCCGCAAGTTGGGGAATACATTGCCAGATTGTGCGGGCAGATCCGCGATGTGTATTTTCATCCTCCGGCGCAGCCCACGGAAGGCGAGGAAGAAAACGGCTGGTGGGTGCGTCGCAAGCATATCTTTTACGATACGGACAACCTGCGCGAAGGGCAGACAGAAGCTTGGCGGCTGTGCAGCGATTGCTCGGGGCTGGGGCGCATTGAGACCGCATCGGAACGGGTGCCCCGCTCCCTGTGCGTGCTGGTGCCACGCCACGCCTGCCCGCAGTGCAGGAGCCAGGGGCTGGAGCTTGCAGAGCAGGCGCGCAAAAGCGGGCGTTACGCCCATGTGCGCCTGCTGGATGGCGATGCGGCAGATCCGGGCCCTGCGGCCAAAAGTGAGAAATAA
- the surE gene encoding 5'/3'-nucleotidase SurE yields MDVLLTNDDGIRARGLRALYAALLEAGHTVHVVAPMTQQSGVGHSLTVFEPVRAMDFEEPDFKGLGIYGTPTDCVKLALGQLLPKKPDMVISGINAGPNVGPDILYSGTVGAATEAAHENLPSIAVSHDCYKVKNGDLLPQARHLVALAERIDWSKLGRRRVVNVNYPACPLDEVKGLRVCPQTSAVWVNTYSERLDPRGAPYWWLEGEIPAETIEPDSDKDMLNRGYITLTPLRFDFTDTAGLNALAGMKLA; encoded by the coding sequence ATGGACGTTCTTCTGACCAACGATGACGGCATCCGCGCGCGCGGCTTGCGCGCGCTATACGCCGCCCTGCTTGAAGCAGGGCATACAGTGCATGTGGTGGCCCCCATGACCCAACAATCCGGCGTGGGCCATTCGCTGACCGTATTTGAACCTGTACGCGCCATGGATTTTGAGGAACCCGACTTCAAGGGCCTGGGTATTTACGGCACACCCACGGACTGCGTCAAACTGGCCCTCGGGCAACTCCTGCCCAAAAAGCCCGACATGGTCATTTCGGGCATCAACGCAGGCCCCAACGTTGGCCCGGACATTCTGTATTCCGGCACGGTGGGCGCGGCCACGGAGGCGGCCCACGAAAATCTGCCGAGCATCGCTGTTTCGCACGACTGCTACAAGGTCAAAAACGGCGATCTGCTGCCCCAGGCCCGGCATCTGGTGGCGCTGGCCGAGCGCATCGACTGGTCGAAGCTGGGCCGCCGCAGGGTTGTCAACGTCAACTATCCTGCCTGCCCGCTGGACGAGGTCAAAGGCCTGCGCGTCTGCCCGCAGACCAGCGCCGTGTGGGTAAACACCTACTCGGAACGCCTGGACCCGCGCGGCGCGCCCTACTGGTGGCTTGAGGGCGAAATTCCGGCAGAAACCATTGAGCCGGATTCGGACAAAGACATGCTCAACCGGGGATACATTACCCTTACCCCACTGCGTTTTGATTTTACTGATACGGCTGGCCTGAACGCGCTGGCAGGCATGAAACTCGCCTAG
- the tmk gene encoding dTMP kinase, with the protein MFISFEGIEGAGKSTAINYLAGFLQENGHDPLCTREPGGCALGRSLRSILLDARTRELSSRAELFLFLADRAQHVAEVIRPALEAGQTVLCDRYTDSTLAYQGHGRGLDSEYLQRLNQAATGGLQPELTLLLDLPVRCGLMRAGERNRQEGLVVSEGRFDAESLDFHERVRQGYRVLAEEEPERFAIIDASQPPEDVVLQCRSAIESHLRQRGWGLE; encoded by the coding sequence ATGTTTATCTCTTTTGAAGGTATAGAAGGCGCGGGCAAGTCCACGGCCATCAACTATCTTGCGGGTTTTTTGCAGGAAAATGGCCACGACCCCCTGTGTACGCGTGAGCCGGGGGGCTGTGCGCTTGGGCGCAGCCTGCGCTCCATACTGCTTGATGCCCGCACGCGCGAACTCTCCAGCCGGGCGGAGCTTTTTCTGTTTCTTGCCGACAGGGCGCAGCACGTGGCGGAGGTCATCCGGCCTGCGCTGGAAGCAGGGCAGACCGTGCTGTGCGACCGTTACACCGATTCCACACTGGCCTATCAGGGGCACGGACGCGGGCTTGATTCGGAATATCTGCAAAGGCTCAATCAGGCGGCCACGGGCGGCCTGCAACCTGAGCTGACCCTGCTGCTGGATCTGCCGGTGCGTTGCGGCCTCATGCGCGCTGGCGAGCGCAACCGTCAGGAAGGTCTGGTAGTTTCAGAAGGCCGTTTTGACGCCGAGAGCCTTGATTTTCACGAGCGGGTGCGCCAGGGCTACAGGGTCCTGGCCGAGGAAGAACCCGAGCGCTTTGCCATTATTGACGCCTCGCAGCCGCCCGAAGACGTGGTTTTGCAGTGCCGTTCCGCCATTGAATCCCATTTGCGGCAGCGCGGTTGGGGATTGGAATAG